Proteins from one Oscillatoria nigro-viridis PCC 7112 genomic window:
- a CDS encoding DNA double-strand break repair nuclease NurA has product MLDLTKAAKAMQGMSQHLNVEAHAARQRLEVAQNLLVKAAAEQEKLVELQENWRDRTLFNAATPIEPLSDRTYITAPPAAHTVFATDGSQISPNHHEIAYCYLLNVGTVMLHYGQSRHPVLDSVPEVFYKPEDLYGSRQWGIRTEEWMGYRRAVSEAIALAEMGCNWAKVNDNKLPAPALAMVDGSLIYWFLEQLPTEARDRILLPILEAWDKLRLAGIPLLGYLSASRSSESLSFLRFEACTHEVPDCMTNCPNVGFSATISFDEKAPCQEFEPLRDAILWATILSPGQRSPLWKSRARILDLYGLNSVYFCYVHVGTEIARIEVPEWVAQDTAQLDLALGMMLAQVHKGGGYPVTLAEAHNQAVVTGGDRSRFFALLEQQMIKAGLKNVGISYKETRKRGSIA; this is encoded by the coding sequence ATGCTGGATTTAACTAAAGCAGCCAAGGCAATGCAGGGAATGAGCCAACATTTGAATGTGGAAGCTCACGCGGCTCGCCAGCGTTTGGAAGTGGCTCAGAATTTGCTGGTAAAGGCTGCTGCGGAACAGGAAAAATTGGTGGAATTGCAAGAGAATTGGCGCGATCGCACTTTATTCAATGCTGCCACGCCGATCGAGCCATTATCCGATCGCACCTACATCACCGCACCCCCCGCAGCCCACACAGTCTTTGCCACAGACGGCTCGCAAATTTCCCCCAACCATCACGAAATAGCCTACTGCTACCTGCTAAACGTCGGCACAGTCATGCTGCACTACGGACAAAGCCGCCACCCAGTTTTAGACAGCGTACCCGAGGTTTTCTACAAACCCGAAGACTTGTACGGTTCGCGGCAGTGGGGAATTAGAACCGAAGAATGGATGGGATACCGGCGAGCAGTTTCCGAAGCAATTGCCTTAGCAGAAATGGGCTGCAATTGGGCAAAAGTTAACGACAATAAATTGCCCGCGCCAGCTTTAGCAATGGTAGACGGTTCCCTGATTTATTGGTTTTTGGAACAGTTACCCACCGAAGCGCGCGATCGAATTTTGCTGCCAATTTTAGAAGCTTGGGACAAGTTGCGTTTAGCAGGAATTCCCCTCTTAGGATACTTAAGCGCTTCTCGCAGCAGCGAAAGCTTATCTTTTTTACGGTTTGAAGCTTGCACCCACGAAGTACCAGACTGCATGACAAACTGCCCGAACGTCGGATTTTCAGCCACCATTTCTTTCGACGAAAAAGCACCTTGTCAAGAATTTGAACCTTTGCGCGATGCCATCTTGTGGGCAACAATCCTGTCACCGGGACAAAGAAGCCCTTTGTGGAAATCCCGAGCTCGAATTTTAGATTTGTACGGTCTTAATTCCGTCTATTTCTGTTACGTTCACGTTGGCACAGAAATTGCTAGAATAGAAGTGCCGGAATGGGTAGCACAAGATACAGCACAGCTAGATTTAGCATTGGGAATGATGCTCGCTCAGGTACACAAAGGCGGCGGGTATCCGGTGACGCTAGCAGAAGCTCACAATCAAGCGGTAGTCACGGGGGGCGATCGAAGTCGCTTTTTCGCTTTGTTAGAGCAGCAAATGATTAAAGCAGGCTTAAAAAATGTCGGAATTTCTTATAAGGAAACACGGAAGCGCGGCAGTATTGCTTAA
- a CDS encoding HAD family hydrolase yields MANNFPTILALDFDGVICDGLIEYFQTAWRTYCQIWKPVETVPDPDLALSFYRVRPAIETGWEMPLLIRALLTGISPEQILLDWPNIVPYLLTENNLKAQSVGAMLDGLRDNWIAEDLSGWLSLHRFYPGVADRLHSLQESSVKVAIVTTKEGRFVRELLQLAGVEMPSELIFGKEYNKPKHQILREFLAASGKDSTIWFVEDRLKTLLSVKQQPDLSQVRLFLADWGYNTLAERESVAQNPPVQLLSLSQFAGDFADWLPIDC; encoded by the coding sequence ATGGCTAATAACTTTCCGACAATTCTAGCTCTTGATTTTGACGGTGTGATTTGTGACGGACTAATCGAATATTTCCAAACAGCTTGGCGTACCTACTGTCAAATCTGGAAACCAGTCGAAACAGTGCCAGATCCAGATTTAGCTTTGAGTTTTTACCGAGTGCGGCCCGCCATCGAAACCGGTTGGGAAATGCCGCTGCTGATCCGCGCACTGCTGACAGGAATTTCCCCAGAGCAAATTTTGCTAGACTGGCCCAATATAGTACCGTATTTGTTGACCGAAAATAATTTAAAAGCGCAGTCTGTCGGCGCTATGTTAGACGGATTGCGCGATAATTGGATTGCTGAGGATTTATCTGGGTGGCTGTCTTTGCACCGCTTTTATCCAGGGGTTGCCGATCGGTTGCACTCGTTGCAGGAGAGTTCGGTGAAAGTGGCGATCGTCACTACAAAGGAAGGCCGTTTTGTGCGGGAACTTTTGCAGCTAGCAGGCGTAGAAATGCCGTCGGAGTTGATTTTCGGTAAGGAATACAACAAGCCTAAGCACCAAATTTTGCGGGAATTTTTGGCTGCGTCTGGCAAAGATTCGACTATTTGGTTTGTGGAAGATCGGTTAAAAACTTTGCTGTCGGTGAAGCAGCAGCCGGATTTATCTCAGGTGAGGTTATTTTTGGCTGATTGGGGTTACAATACTCTGGCAGAACGGGAATCTGTGGCTCAAAATCCACCAGTTCAATTGCTTTCTCTGTCGCAGTTTGCCGGAGATTTTGCCGATTGGCTGCCGATCGACTGTTGA
- a CDS encoding DUF928 domain-containing protein, which translates to MKRFIHFTALAMTVLAIALTLPSLLTPMQAVPAPILLSQNVNFKPPDVTAPDNRQGGTHRGCKLRDGLFITPLIPESNIGLTVTESPTFFVYVSQPAAQVEFILLNADESEVVYETTLKNDKAGIVGVSLSEKRKTQNIQVGKRYVWSFALACDPLERSGDYIVKGWMQRIEPQANLKQDLANPDPMAKVIAYAKNGIWYETLATLAEMRRLAPDDSRLTTEWTQLLQSQGLESIADQPLVQSF; encoded by the coding sequence ATGAAACGTTTTATACATTTTACGGCACTGGCGATGACTGTATTGGCGATCGCCCTTACTCTCCCCAGTTTGCTGACACCGATGCAGGCTGTGCCTGCACCCATTCTCCTGAGTCAGAATGTTAATTTCAAACCTCCCGATGTAACAGCCCCCGACAACCGGCAAGGGGGGACGCATCGAGGCTGTAAGTTACGGGATGGTTTATTCATTACTCCCTTAATACCTGAAAGCAATATTGGCTTAACGGTCACAGAGTCGCCAACATTTTTTGTATATGTTTCTCAACCGGCGGCTCAAGTAGAGTTTATTTTGCTAAACGCAGATGAATCCGAAGTAGTCTACGAAACTACTTTAAAAAATGACAAAGCCGGAATTGTTGGAGTTAGCCTTTCTGAGAAACGCAAGACACAAAATATTCAGGTTGGTAAGCGATATGTGTGGTCGTTTGCACTAGCCTGCGATCCTCTGGAGCGTTCTGGGGATTATATTGTTAAAGGATGGATGCAGCGAATTGAACCCCAGGCAAATCTCAAGCAGGATTTGGCAAATCCCGACCCTATGGCTAAGGTGATTGCTTATGCTAAAAATGGGATTTGGTACGAGACTCTTGCGACTCTAGCCGAAATGCGGCGCCTCGCACCCGATGATTCGCGGCTGACGACCGAGTGGACGCAATTGTTGCAGTCCCAAGGACTAGAATCGATTGCCGATCAACCGCTAGTTCAGTCTTTTTAA
- a CDS encoding DUF928 domain-containing protein, producing the protein MKRFLHGATLAVAVSAIAATVPSSLAPMRAQSQPLLLSQNLNFKPPDVTAPANRQGGTHRGNKLCPAGLSITPLVPPTNIGLTLTESPTIFVYVPQTSAKIEFTVLNDKEEEVVYEKTFKLDKSGIVGVTIPATVDNNKSLEVGKRYVWSFSLVCDPEDRAADLVVKGFVQRIEPQATLKSDLANPDPMTRLNVYAQNGIWYETLATLAQMRRQTPGDVKLTAKWTQLLQSQGLESVAAQPLVAPL; encoded by the coding sequence ATGAAACGTTTTCTACATGGGGCTACACTTGCGGTCGCCGTATCTGCGATCGCAGCTACCGTACCCAGTTCACTTGCACCGATGCGCGCACAATCCCAGCCGCTTCTGCTGAGTCAAAATTTGAATTTCAAGCCTCCCGATGTAACAGCCCCCGCCAACCGACAAGGAGGGACACATCGCGGCAACAAGCTTTGTCCGGCGGGTTTATCTATTACTCCTTTAGTACCTCCAACTAATATCGGTTTAACCCTAACAGAGTCTCCCACAATTTTTGTCTATGTTCCTCAAACCTCAGCAAAAATAGAGTTTACTGTACTCAACGACAAAGAAGAGGAAGTGGTCTACGAAAAAACATTTAAACTTGACAAATCTGGGATTGTTGGAGTTACCATTCCTGCTACCGTGGACAACAACAAATCCCTTGAAGTTGGTAAGCGATACGTGTGGTCATTTTCGCTAGTTTGCGACCCCGAAGACCGAGCGGCGGATTTAGTTGTTAAAGGGTTCGTGCAGCGAATTGAACCGCAGGCAACTCTCAAGAGCGATTTGGCAAATCCCGACCCGATGACTAGGCTCAACGTTTATGCTCAAAATGGGATTTGGTACGAAACTCTCGCTACTTTAGCCCAAATGCGGCGCCAGACACCGGGGGATGTGAAGCTGACAGCCAAGTGGACGCAATTGTTGCAGTCCCAAGGACTCGAATCAGTTGCAGCTCAACCGCTGGTTGCGCCTCTTTAA
- a CDS encoding CHASE2 domain-containing protein produces MSKISNKIRSAAAQLSQMYKPSRALAQSVLIASAAVTLSLMGARQLGILEPVELSAYDQMVRWRPEEQPDSRLLLVGITEADIQKLKQWPISDRKIAEILQKLDQMQPAVIGLDVLRDVPLGDGRQELTKVLQKNDRIIGVCLVTDGSPDNPGSPPPPGMPTNRVGFADFGVDPGGILRRALLFMKPPTIEGNSSVQKHLCNDSSQVLFSFNLQLALRYLQGQKISPKLAPDQSLWLGKTQLKQLASNDGGYRNADARGYQILINYRSRLQVANQVRITDVLEGKVDPNLVKDKIVLIGYTTETVKDLFYTPYSGRQQKNQFMPGIVAHAQVVSQILSAVLDNRPMFWFWPEWAEILWISGWSIVGGTLASRMAHPAKLTVTFAALLSGCCAIGFGIFLLGGWVPVAAPALALILTGGSIVSAERFNKAGYGKAISDRVKQVFKIEIDQAKKEQQVAEITESAFFKELQQKKDKLRISKQETSEKAPSEPQEITASTPELPKVESQTDEYLAQLQEKAKQQKQRAAATESESGSKTVASDAGSGASSAETKHDDEFSDLQTKAKQMRQRRGAQKIIKDEKSDSLTDKEDLGGKEE; encoded by the coding sequence ATGAGTAAAATATCTAACAAAATTCGATCGGCAGCGGCTCAATTGAGTCAAATGTATAAACCATCACGAGCATTGGCTCAGTCTGTATTAATTGCCAGCGCGGCAGTAACATTATCCTTGATGGGGGCCCGACAGTTAGGAATACTCGAACCAGTAGAATTAAGCGCTTACGACCAAATGGTGAGGTGGCGTCCCGAGGAACAGCCAGACTCGCGTTTGCTACTGGTGGGGATTACCGAAGCAGACATTCAGAAACTGAAACAGTGGCCGATATCCGATCGCAAAATAGCTGAAATCTTACAAAAACTCGACCAAATGCAGCCGGCAGTCATCGGTTTAGATGTACTGCGAGACGTACCTTTAGGAGACGGCCGCCAGGAATTAACTAAAGTTTTACAAAAAAACGATCGAATTATTGGAGTATGTTTAGTTACCGACGGAAGCCCGGACAATCCCGGTTCTCCGCCGCCGCCGGGAATGCCAACAAACCGGGTAGGATTTGCAGATTTCGGAGTCGATCCGGGCGGCATACTCCGCAGGGCTTTATTATTTATGAAACCGCCAACAATTGAAGGCAATTCCTCAGTCCAAAAACATCTTTGCAATGACAGTTCTCAAGTTTTATTTTCATTCAACCTCCAGCTAGCACTCCGCTACCTGCAAGGGCAAAAAATCTCTCCCAAACTTGCACCCGATCAATCTTTATGGCTGGGAAAAACCCAATTAAAACAACTAGCAAGCAATGACGGTGGATACAGAAATGCCGATGCCAGAGGATACCAAATACTAATTAACTATCGTTCGAGGCTGCAGGTGGCAAACCAAGTCAGGATTACGGATGTTTTAGAAGGGAAAGTTGACCCGAATTTAGTTAAAGATAAAATAGTTCTCATCGGTTATACCACAGAAACCGTTAAAGATTTATTTTATACTCCTTACAGTGGGCGACAGCAAAAAAACCAATTCATGCCGGGGATCGTGGCACACGCACAAGTAGTCAGCCAAATTCTGAGTGCAGTTTTAGACAACAGACCGATGTTTTGGTTTTGGCCGGAATGGGCAGAAATCTTGTGGATTTCGGGATGGTCAATTGTGGGAGGAACCTTGGCATCGCGGATGGCTCACCCAGCGAAGTTGACAGTGACATTCGCAGCACTGCTGTCTGGGTGCTGCGCGATCGGCTTTGGGATTTTTCTGTTGGGAGGGTGGGTGCCTGTGGCAGCGCCAGCCTTAGCATTAATCTTAACTGGCGGAAGCATTGTCTCAGCAGAGAGATTTAATAAAGCCGGATACGGGAAAGCAATTAGCGATCGAGTAAAACAAGTCTTCAAAATCGAAATAGACCAAGCCAAAAAAGAACAGCAAGTCGCAGAAATCACAGAATCTGCTTTCTTTAAAGAATTGCAGCAAAAGAAAGATAAACTGAGGATTAGCAAACAAGAAACCTCTGAAAAAGCACCTTCCGAACCCCAAGAAATAACTGCAAGTACCCCAGAGCTTCCCAAGGTCGAAAGTCAGACAGACGAATACCTAGCTCAGTTGCAGGAAAAAGCCAAACAGCAAAAGCAGCGTGCCGCCGCGACTGAATCGGAAAGCGGCTCAAAAACGGTCGCGTCCGATGCGGGCAGCGGTGCTAGTTCAGCCGAAACTAAACATGATGACGAGTTCAGCGATTTGCAAACCAAAGCCAAACAGATGCGGCAGCGCAGGGGCGCCCAAAAGATTATAAAAGATGAAAAAAGTGATAGTTTAACAGATAAGGAGGATTTGGGGGGTAAGGAAGAATGA
- a CDS encoding CopG domain-containing protein DNA-binding domain-containing protein, which produces MARQNTFKVRLTDEELGWLQAYAESKQITTAEVVRQYIQKLKPKEKSP; this is translated from the coding sequence ATGGCAAGACAAAACACTTTTAAAGTAAGGCTTACAGATGAGGAACTAGGCTGGCTCCAAGCTTATGCCGAGAGCAAACAAATAACTACCGCTGAAGTAGTGAGACAATATATCCAAAAACTCAAACCAAAAGAAAAGTCGCCCTGA
- a CDS encoding RNA-guided endonuclease InsQ/TnpB family protein, which yields MKARYRFRVYPTPSQQLALAKLFGCVRVVWNDALAHWNAEYREAGKKPSNAALQKQFITQAKKVAEREWLTEVSNVPLQQSLNDLEQAYQNFFKSCKGERKGKAVKPPRFKKRRAAQSARFTTFGFKLQNDSLYIAKIGNLDVVWSRPLPSELSSVTVIRDAAHRYFVSFVVEIGPETLPPTENSVGVDLGIATFATLSTGEKVDALLPLKKRIQRVRRLDKNLARKQRGSKRYEKAQRRRARLYAKLKDTRTDFLHKLSTRLIRENQAVILEDLNVAGMVKNRKLSRAISDLGWRLFRTFLEGKAQKYGREFRIISRWEPTSQRCSCCNEIGGKKELSIRQWTCLFCGSSHDRDINAAVNIKVAGGHSETQNGLQRKRKTSAKLAASVEASTRPEFIQLSLFDLSGITAPDSR from the coding sequence ATGAAAGCACGTTATCGTTTTCGCGTCTACCCCACACCCTCGCAGCAGTTGGCACTCGCTAAACTGTTCGGGTGTGTGCGTGTGGTGTGGAATGATGCACTGGCTCACTGGAATGCTGAATATCGGGAAGCAGGTAAGAAACCGAGCAATGCTGCATTACAGAAGCAATTTATAACCCAAGCCAAAAAGGTAGCAGAAAGAGAATGGTTAACGGAGGTTTCTAACGTACCTCTGCAACAATCGCTCAATGATTTAGAACAGGCGTACCAAAACTTCTTTAAATCATGTAAGGGAGAGCGTAAGGGAAAAGCTGTTAAGCCACCACGGTTTAAGAAGCGTCGGGCTGCACAGTCTGCACGGTTTACTACCTTTGGTTTCAAGCTGCAAAATGATTCTCTCTATATTGCCAAGATAGGCAACTTAGATGTAGTCTGGTCGCGTCCTCTCCCGTCTGAGCTTAGCTCGGTAACAGTGATTAGAGACGCAGCCCACCGCTATTTTGTCAGCTTCGTCGTGGAGATTGGGCCAGAAACTTTACCACCTACCGAAAACAGCGTGGGCGTTGATTTGGGCATAGCCACCTTTGCCACATTAAGCACTGGTGAAAAAGTAGATGCACTCCTGCCACTGAAAAAGCGTATTCAGCGTGTGAGGCGATTAGATAAAAACCTAGCCAGAAAGCAGCGAGGCTCTAAGCGGTACGAGAAGGCACAGCGACGGAGAGCCAGACTGTACGCCAAGCTTAAGGATACAAGAACAGACTTTCTGCATAAGTTATCAACCAGATTAATCCGCGAAAACCAAGCGGTAATTCTGGAAGATTTAAATGTCGCAGGCATGGTCAAGAACCGTAAGTTATCCCGTGCAATCAGCGATTTAGGGTGGCGACTGTTCAGAACATTTCTAGAAGGAAAAGCCCAAAAGTATGGGCGTGAATTTCGCATCATTAGTAGATGGGAACCTACCAGCCAGCGTTGCTCGTGTTGTAACGAGATTGGTGGCAAGAAGGAGCTATCTATTCGTCAGTGGACTTGTCTATTCTGCGGATCGAGCCACGACCGCGATATCAATGCAGCGGTAAATATTAAAGTCGCCGGAGGGCATTCGGAGACTCAAAACGGATTGCAGAGGAAGCGTAAGACTAGCGCAAAGTTAGCGGCATCCGTTGAAGCGTCAACCCGCCCGGAGTTCATTCAACTCAGTTTGTTTGACCTGTCGGGAATCACTGCACCTGATAGTCGGTGA
- a CDS encoding MinD/ParA family ATP-binding protein → MSKIISVHSYRGGTGKSNTTANLASIIARGGNRVAIVDTDIQSPGIHVLFGFSENNMDRCLNDYLWGRCPIADTAYNVSSLLPKLATNGNLYLIPSSIKAGEIARVLREGYDVGLLTDGFQELIEVLNLDYLFIDTHPGLNEETLLSITISDILLLILRPDQQDFQGTAVTVDVARKLEVPKILMTINKAPESLDFDDLKQQVESIYNIPVAGVLPHSDQMMLLASKGVFALHFPNDPLTKVVEGIAKQIVG, encoded by the coding sequence ATGTCCAAAATCATCTCTGTCCACTCTTACCGGGGCGGAACTGGCAAATCGAACACGACAGCAAACCTGGCATCTATTATCGCTCGCGGCGGAAATCGGGTCGCCATTGTGGACACAGACATTCAATCACCGGGGATTCACGTGCTGTTCGGTTTCAGCGAGAACAACATGGATCGCTGCCTGAACGATTACCTGTGGGGCCGGTGTCCGATCGCGGATACGGCCTACAATGTGAGTTCGCTGCTGCCAAAATTAGCCACTAACGGCAACCTCTACCTGATTCCTTCGAGCATTAAAGCAGGGGAGATAGCGCGAGTTTTGCGGGAAGGCTACGATGTGGGACTGCTTACCGACGGCTTTCAAGAACTGATCGAGGTTTTGAACTTAGACTACCTATTTATAGACACGCACCCGGGGCTCAACGAAGAAACCCTCCTCAGCATCACCATTTCCGACATCCTGCTGCTGATTCTGCGTCCGGATCAGCAAGATTTTCAGGGAACGGCTGTCACGGTAGATGTGGCCCGCAAATTAGAAGTTCCCAAGATTTTGATGACGATCAATAAAGCCCCAGAATCCCTGGATTTCGACGATTTGAAGCAGCAAGTAGAGAGTATTTACAACATCCCAGTGGCAGGGGTACTGCCCCACAGCGACCAGATGATGCTGCTCGCCAGCAAGGGAGTGTTTGCGCTGCACTTCCCTAACGACCCTCTAACTAAGGTTGTGGAAGGGATTGCGAAACAGATTGTGGGATAA
- a CDS encoding photosystem II protein Y: protein MDFDFRILIVLMPVLLAGGWAAYNIGSIALKQVQKLLNKQA, encoded by the coding sequence ATGGATTTTGACTTCCGCATACTAATAGTATTGATGCCCGTATTGTTGGCGGGCGGCTGGGCTGCTTACAACATCGGCAGTATAGCTCTCAAACAAGTGCAGAAATTGTTGAACAAGCAAGCTTAA
- the malQ gene encoding 4-alpha-glucanotransferase: MLFPRSSGMLLHPTSFPSRFGIGDMGIEAYRFIDFLVESDQQYWQVLPLGPTGYGNSPYSCYSAMAGNPLLINPELLRDQQLLGDEDFANLPEFPLDYVDFDRAIALKVPLLKKASENFKAKASPIQQKEFSAFCESKENWLEDYALFMALKDNFGGVSWNNWEPEIARREPESVEKWLQQLNAEIYYYKYVQFEFFRQWTELKRYANLRDIKIIGDIPIYVAHDSADVWSHPEIFCLDEASGEPALMAGVPPDYFSSTGQLWGNPVYNWEKLQATNFEWWVQRFEAIFAYVDVTRIDHFRGFEAYWAVKRGQETAIEGEWIKAPGTALLDLINEKFGNLPIIAEDLGVITPEVEALRDRYEFPGMKILQFAFGAGPGDPFLPFNYDRNCVVYTGTHDNDTTVGWFNQLQNYERDEVLRYLGCIDPQGIHWSLIRMGWMSIANMAIVPFQDLLGLDTDARMNFPGKPEGNWGWRYRPEALNWEVRDRLKTMTYISGRAPNKH; encoded by the coding sequence ATGCTTTTTCCCCGATCGAGTGGTATGCTACTCCACCCCACATCCTTTCCCAGTCGATTTGGCATTGGGGACATGGGAATAGAAGCATATCGCTTTATTGACTTTTTAGTTGAGAGCGACCAGCAATACTGGCAGGTATTGCCGCTCGGCCCGACAGGATACGGCAATTCTCCTTATTCGTGCTATTCAGCAATGGCGGGAAATCCCCTGCTAATTAACCCAGAACTGCTGCGGGATCAGCAATTGCTCGGAGATGAAGACTTCGCTAATTTGCCCGAATTTCCGCTGGATTATGTAGACTTCGATCGGGCGATCGCCCTGAAAGTACCTTTGCTCAAAAAAGCTAGCGAAAACTTCAAAGCCAAAGCATCCCCGATCCAGCAAAAAGAATTCTCAGCTTTTTGCGAAAGCAAAGAGAATTGGCTGGAAGATTACGCCTTATTTATGGCACTAAAAGATAACTTTGGCGGTGTTAGCTGGAACAATTGGGAACCAGAAATTGCCCGTCGAGAACCAGAGTCGGTAGAGAAGTGGCTTCAGCAGCTAAATGCTGAGATTTATTACTACAAATACGTCCAGTTTGAGTTTTTTCGCCAGTGGACGGAGTTGAAACGCTATGCTAACCTGCGGGACATTAAAATTATTGGCGACATTCCGATTTATGTAGCTCACGACAGCGCGGATGTATGGTCTCATCCAGAAATATTTTGCTTGGATGAAGCCAGCGGAGAACCAGCTTTAATGGCGGGTGTTCCCCCTGATTACTTCAGCAGTACAGGTCAATTGTGGGGCAACCCCGTATACAATTGGGAGAAGTTGCAAGCAACTAATTTCGAGTGGTGGGTGCAGCGTTTTGAAGCGATTTTCGCTTATGTAGACGTGACTCGGATCGACCACTTTCGAGGATTTGAGGCTTACTGGGCGGTGAAGCGCGGACAAGAAACTGCGATCGAGGGAGAGTGGATTAAAGCGCCGGGAACAGCTTTGTTGGATCTAATTAACGAGAAGTTTGGCAACTTGCCGATTATCGCTGAGGATTTAGGGGTAATTACTCCGGAAGTGGAAGCTTTGCGCGATCGATACGAGTTTCCAGGAATGAAGATTTTGCAGTTTGCTTTCGGAGCGGGCCCTGGCGATCCTTTTTTGCCTTTCAATTACGATCGCAATTGCGTAGTTTACACCGGTACCCACGACAACGACACGACTGTCGGTTGGTTCAATCAACTGCAAAACTACGAAAGAGATGAGGTTTTGCGTTATTTGGGCTGCATCGATCCCCAAGGAATTCACTGGTCTTTAATCCGCATGGGTTGGATGTCTATTGCTAATATGGCAATTGTGCCTTTTCAAGATTTGTTGGGTTTAGATACTGACGCGCGGATGAATTTTCCGGGGAAACCAGAGGGAAATTGGGGATGGCGGTATCGGCCCGAAGCTTTAAATTGGGAAGTGCGCGATCGGCTCAAAACCATGACTTACATCTCCGGCCGCGCTCCTAATAAACATTGA
- a CDS encoding helix-turn-helix domain-containing protein, producing the protein MTKNLLFLFFKTTKQKLHSQEPETAQKKLAEIGTQLRQYREQQSICLDKVAVVTMIRRNLLQAIEDGQLDQLPEPVYTQGLIKRYAEAMGLDGTQFADFFPIEPPPRSRTKLSWQDVPQLRPMHLYLFYTFLIICSVNVLSQLMSGSVTAKNGAGAEELALGQQEQARLAAEASRASQNQKPDSYEAVEAVRTGQNLNKSGNKPVMVSVTFKAESWMQVEVDGKTEFEGTLPTGTVRTWGAQKQLVVVAGNAGGVMVAVNNGQAEQLGDPGVAKEVVFKANELKPSAPPKNEG; encoded by the coding sequence ATGACAAAGAATTTATTGTTTTTATTTTTCAAAACAACTAAGCAGAAACTGCACTCCCAAGAGCCAGAAACAGCTCAGAAGAAGCTAGCGGAAATAGGAACTCAACTCCGCCAGTACCGCGAACAGCAGTCGATTTGTTTGGACAAAGTAGCCGTGGTAACAATGATTCGGCGGAATCTGCTGCAAGCCATCGAGGACGGTCAACTAGACCAACTTCCCGAACCAGTCTACACTCAGGGTTTGATCAAGCGCTACGCTGAAGCAATGGGTTTGGATGGAACTCAGTTTGCCGACTTTTTCCCGATCGAACCGCCGCCCCGATCGAGAACCAAGCTATCCTGGCAAGATGTGCCTCAGTTGCGGCCGATGCACCTCTACCTCTTTTACACATTTCTAATTATCTGTTCGGTCAATGTCTTATCTCAGTTGATGAGCGGTTCTGTTACCGCAAAAAACGGTGCGGGAGCCGAAGAACTAGCGCTTGGGCAGCAAGAACAAGCTCGTTTAGCTGCTGAGGCATCGAGAGCCTCACAAAATCAGAAACCGGATAGTTACGAGGCTGTCGAAGCAGTAAGAACCGGTCAAAATTTAAATAAATCTGGCAATAAACCAGTGATGGTTAGCGTCACTTTTAAAGCAGAATCGTGGATGCAGGTTGAAGTCGATGGTAAAACAGAGTTTGAGGGAACTTTGCCGACCGGGACTGTTCGCACCTGGGGAGCTCAAAAGCAATTGGTAGTGGTAGCAGGTAACGCCGGCGGGGTAATGGTTGCTGTTAATAACGGACAAGCCGAACAACTCGGAGATCCTGGAGTCGCCAAAGAAGTTGTTTTTAAAGCAAACGAACTCAAGCCTTCAGCACCGCCCAAGAATGAAGGTTGA